One segment of Anguilla anguilla isolate fAngAng1 chromosome 1, fAngAng1.pri, whole genome shotgun sequence DNA contains the following:
- the LOC118208483 gene encoding urotensin-2 receptor has protein sequence MDPSISISHSPTPASPHTLPLFPNHSFPSSSPSLPPSPSLASTILFCSVLSLMSLLGIAGNVYTLGLLLGRRKGRRRSRSRCCVGWLCLSPSSPCSPSSSLSPSSSSSSSSSSSLYLQVLSLALADLLYLSTVPFIVYDSLAADWAFGELGCRLLLSLDLLTMHASIFTLTAMSLDRYRAVADPLTASSSPSPGLLRVALAWGLALALSLPMMITLHLEDGGNQEGQLCVPAWDEQSSKVYMSVLFCTSILGPGLAIGALYAALGRLYWVSQTQPPWASTSSTYPARAPRPKVLLLILGIVLAFWACFLPFWIWQLLPLYRPEVLRSVPTSTQVTVNRVLTGLTYGNSCVNPFFYTLLTGKRKSSRSRQTLTTGGLTSGAQLSHKRKPIH, from the coding sequence ATGGATCCTTCTATTTCCATCTcacactcccccacccctgcctccccccacaccctccctctcttccccaacCACTCATTCCCGTCCTCCTCACCCTCCCTACCGCCTTCCCCGAGCCTGGCCTCCACCATCCTCTTCTGCTCGGTGCTCTCCCTCATGTCCCTCCTGGGCATCGCGGGGAACGTCTACACCCTAGGCCTCTTGCTGGGCCGGCGCAAAGGGAGGAGACGTAGCCGAAGCAGGTGCTGCGTTGGCTGGCTGTGCCTTTCGCCCTCTTCCCCGTGCTCCCCTTCCTCCTCGCTCTCCCCTtcttcgtcctcctcctcctcctcttcctcatctctcTACCTCCAGGTCTTGAGCCTAGCCCTGGCCGACCTCCTCTACCTCTCCACGGTCCCCTTCATCGTGTACGACAGCCTGGCAGCCGACTGGGCCTTCGGGGAGCTGGGCTGCCGGCTGCTGCTCAGCCTGGACCTGCTCACCATGCACGCCAGCATCTTCACCCTCACGGCCATGAGCCTGGACCGCTACCGGGCCGTCGCGGACCCGCTGacggcctcctcctccccgtcgCCGGGCCTGCTCCGGGTCGCCCTGGCCTGGGGGCTGGCGCTGGCTCTCAGCCTCCCCATGATGATCACCCTCCACCTGGAGGACGGGGGCAACCAGGAGGGCCAGCTGTGCGTGCCGGCCTGGGACGAGCAGAGCTCCAAGGTCTACATGAGCGTGCTCTTCTGCACCAGCATCCTCGGCCCGGGACTGGCCATCGGGGCCTTGTACGCCGCCCTGGGTCGCCTGTATTGGGTCTCCCAAACCCAGCCTCCATGGGCAAGCACAAGCAGCACGTATCCTGCTcgtgccccccgccccaaagTCTTGCTCTTGATCCTGGGAATAGTTCTGGCCTTCTGGGCCTGTTTCCTCCCCTTCTGGATCTGGCAGCTGCTGCCCCTGTACCGGCCGGAGGTGCTGAGGTCCGTCCCCACCAGCACTCAGGTTACCGTCAACAGGGTCCTCACGGGGCTCACATATGGGAACTCCTGCGTCAACCCCTTCTTCTACACCCTTCTCACCGGCAAACGCAAGAGCAGTCGCTCCAGGCAGACTCTCACCACAGGCGGTCTCACGTCAGGGGCCCAGCTGTCCCACAAGAGGAAGCCGATCCACTAG